The stretch of DNA GGCCAAATTGGCTCACCTGGGATCCAAACAGGTATTGCTCGCCAAGTGAATAACACTTCTGGCGCTGATTTTGGGCAACTTCTTTCTCAAGCTGTTGGAAATGTGAGCGAACTTCAATCGAATGCAGGTAATTTGGCCACTCGCCTTGATATGGGCGACACCACAGTGACATTATCTGATACCGTGATTGCGCGTGAGAAATCTAGCGTTGCTTTTGAGGCAACAGTGCAAGTAAGAAATAAGCTGGTACAAGCTTATAAAGACATTATGAGTATGCCTGTTTAGGCCTAAACTAACAGCAGGTAGCAATTGTGAGTACAGAAATGGTCGTAGGAACAGGTTCAAATGTCGCAACCAGTGGACAATCAGGTGGCGTTCAAGAGGAACATAAATCTGGTGTGATGGGCTCTATTGGTAATATCGATATGTTACGCCAAGTGACCATGATCTTGGCATTAGCGATCTGTTTGGCATTGGCTGTTTTTGTGATGATTTGGGCGCAAGAGCCTGAATATCGTCCTTTGGGGCAAATGAATACCCAGGAGATGGTACAAGTACTCGATGAACTTGATAAGAATAAAATCCCATACCAGATCCAAGGTGATGTGGTTAAGATCCCAGAAGACAAATATCAAGATGTGAAGATGATGCTAAGCCGCGCAGGTTTAGATCAAGCCGCTACAAATGACGACTATTTAAGTAAAGACAGTGGGTTTGGCGTGAGCCAGCGAATGGAACAAGCCCGCCTTAAACATAGCCAAGAACAAAACCTTGCAAGAACCATCGAAGAGTTAAAAAGTGTTAGCCGCGCTAAAGTTATCTTAGCCTTACCAAAAGAAAACGTATTTGCTCGCAATCGCTCAAAGCCGAGTGCGACAGTGGTAGTGAGTACCCGACGTGGCGGCCTTGGCCAAGAAGAGGTCGACTCTATTGTCGATATTGTGGCGTCAGCGGTACACAACTTAGAACCGAATAAAGTCACTGTGACAGACGCAAACGGTCGCTTGCTTAATTCCGGCAGTCAAGATGGCGTATCGGCTATTGCGCGCCGCGAACTCGAAATTGTTCAGCAAAAAGAGTCTGAGTATCGTAACAAGGTTGAGTCTATTTTGATGCCAATCTTGGGGCCTGAGAACTTTACTTCTCAAGTGGACGTTAGCATGGACTTTACCGCCGTAGAACAAACCGCTAAGCGCTACAACCCCGATTTACCCGCACTGCGCAGTGAAATGGTGGTGGAAAATAATTCAAATGGTAACACCAGTGGCGGTATTCCAGGGGCGCTGTCTAACCAACCGCCAATGAACGCGGATATCCCACAAGAAGTTGCTAGCGAATCGACCTCGGTTAGATCTGGTAGCAACCATAAAGAAGCCACCAGAAACTATGAACTCAATGAAACGATTAGCCATACCCGCCAACAAGTAGGCACGTTAAGACGTGTGAGTGTGTCGGTTGCCGTTGATTTTAAAAACGCCCCAGTTGCCGAAGACGGCAGTGTGACCAGAGTGCCACGCACCGAGCAAGAATTGGCTAACATTCGTCGCTTGCTTGAAGGTGCTGTAGGGTTTAATACTCAACGTGGCGACATGATTGAAGTGGTTACCGTACCGTTTATGGACCAACTCATTGAAGATGCTCCAGCAGTTGAAGTTTGGGAACAACCTTGGTTCTGGCGTGGAGTGAAGTTGGGCTTGGGTACTTTAGTTGCGCTGGTTATTGTGGTGTTTGTTATCAGCCCGATGCTTAAACGTATTGTTTACCCTGATAGCGCCAAAATGCTTGACGAGCCAAAGGTGGGTGATGAGCTTGCTGAGATTGAAGATCAGTATGCCGCAGACACATTAGGCATGCTCGAGCGACCCGAAGCTGAATACAGTTATGCCGATGATGGGTCGATTTTAATCCCCGATCTGCATAAAGAT from Shewanella sp. Choline-02u-19 encodes:
- the fliE gene encoding flagellar hook-basal body complex protein FliE codes for the protein MQIGANSLLQEMQSLNGQIGSPGIQTGIARQVNNTSGADFGQLLSQAVGNVSELQSNAGNLATRLDMGDTTVTLSDTVIAREKSSVAFEATVQVRNKLVQAYKDIMSMPV
- the fliF gene encoding flagellar basal-body MS-ring/collar protein FliF, with protein sequence MVVGTGSNVATSGQSGGVQEEHKSGVMGSIGNIDMLRQVTMILALAICLALAVFVMIWAQEPEYRPLGQMNTQEMVQVLDELDKNKIPYQIQGDVVKIPEDKYQDVKMMLSRAGLDQAATNDDYLSKDSGFGVSQRMEQARLKHSQEQNLARTIEELKSVSRAKVILALPKENVFARNRSKPSATVVVSTRRGGLGQEEVDSIVDIVASAVHNLEPNKVTVTDANGRLLNSGSQDGVSAIARRELEIVQQKESEYRNKVESILMPILGPENFTSQVDVSMDFTAVEQTAKRYNPDLPALRSEMVVENNSNGNTSGGIPGALSNQPPMNADIPQEVASESTSVRSGSNHKEATRNYELNETISHTRQQVGTLRRVSVSVAVDFKNAPVAEDGSVTRVPRTEQELANIRRLLEGAVGFNTQRGDMIEVVTVPFMDQLIEDAPAVEVWEQPWFWRGVKLGLGTLVALVIVVFVISPMLKRIVYPDSAKMLDEPKVGDELAEIEDQYAADTLGMLERPEAEYSYADDGSILIPDLHKDDDMIKAIRAIVANEPELSTQVVKNWLLEDDK